The following proteins come from a genomic window of Ammospiza nelsoni isolate bAmmNel1 chromosome 6, bAmmNel1.pri, whole genome shotgun sequence:
- the TMEM86A gene encoding lysoplasmalogenase-like protein TMEM86A, translated as MVSPVTVVKSEGPKLVPFFKATCVYFVLWLPTSSPSWFSALIKCLPIFCLWVFLLAHGINFLVSHRSASRILAGLIFSAVGDAFLIWQEQGYFIHGLLMFGITHILYSSAFGMKPLDLKAGLLMGVVSSSCYAFLYSYLSGPFTYLVAVYIALIGFMGWRAVAGVQLCNDLWTWTKLSACVGAMLFMVSDLTIALNEFCFPVPYSRFIIMATYYAAQMLIALSAVETRDEEDFRKRS; from the exons ATGGTGTCCCCCGTCACCGTG gtGAAGAGTGAAGGCCCTAAACTGGTCCCGTTCTTTAAAGCCACTTGTGTCTATTTTGTCCTCTGGCTGCCAActtccagcccctcctggttcaGTGCCCTCATTAAATGTCTGCCCATCTTTTGCCTGTGGGTTTTCCTTCTGGCTCATGGGATTAACTTCTTAGTGTCACACCGGAGTGCCAGCCGCATCCTAGCAGGACTCATATTCTCGGCAGTGGGAGATGCCTTTCTCATCTGGCAGGAGCAAGGCTACTTCATTCATG GTCTGCTGATGTTCGGCATCACGCACATCCTGTACTCTTCAGCCTTTGGCATGAAGCCCTTGGACCTCAAAGCCGGCTTGCTGATGGGCGTCGTTTCCAGTTCCTGCTACGCCTTCCTGTACTCCTACCTCTCGGGCCCCTTCACCTACCTGGTGGCCGTCTACATCGCCCTCATCGGCTTCATGGGCTGGCGCGCGGTGGCGGGCGTGCAGCTCTGCAACGACCTGTGGACGTGGACCAAGCTGTCGGCCTGCGTGGGCGCCATGCTCTTCATGGTGTCGGACCTGACCATCGCGCTCAACGAGTTCTGCTTCCCCGTGCCCTACTCGCGCTTCATCATCATGGCCACCTACTATGCGGCTCAGATGCTGATCGCGCTCTCGGCCGTGGAGACCAGGGATGAGGAGGACTTCAGGAAGAGGAGCTAG